The DNA segment tgcccggatcatgcatgtacctgctaacaacactcacagcctgtgaaatatctggtctcgtacacaccattgcatacatcaagcttccaactgcatttgcatatgggacttttgccatgtattctcgttcttcatcagtcgtcggagataaacggctactcaatttcaaatgaggaacaagtggggtacttacaggttttgtatcttcgtgtataccaaaacgttgtagtaccttctgcagATACTGCTTTtgtgacagccaaagttttcccctctccctgtccctgtttatctccatgccgagaatcttcttggcttcccccaaatccttcatctcgaactctttactcaactgagcctttaacctataaatctcaacttggctctttgctgcaatcagcatatcatcaacatataagagtaagtaaatgtaggaaccatcttcaagtctACACAAATACACACAttgatcatatttgcttctcttgtacttctgatccttcatgaacttatcaaatcgtttgtaccactgtctcggagattgtttcagtccgtacaacgatttgctaagtttacaaacccaatcttctttaccatcaaccttgtatccttctggttgagtcatatagatttcctcattcaaatcaccgtgtaggaacgcggtctttacatcaagttgagcaagctccaaattcaactgtgctaccaaggccaacaaaatttgaatggaggaatgtttaacaactggagaaaatacctcattataatcaattccctccctctgagcaaagcctttagcaaccaaccttgccttgtagcgaacatcttctttattaggaaatccttctttctttgcaaatacccatttgcacccaattgccttcttaccttttggtaattgtgccagcttccacgtcttgttcttcttcaaagactgcatctacTCTTCCATCACTTGTAGTAtctcgtgttgggatcaccactgtctgctcaaactccacctgcttccgaaCACACTCCACTTGTTGCagagtactatcagctccttctggatttaccttctttaacatggaagattcatcaaaggtaacatccctgctgataatcgtcttctttgcctctagacaccacaaacggtatcccttcactccaggactaaagcccatgaaaagagccttctttgcccgtggatccaacttggattcaatcacatgataatatgcaatagaaccaaaaacatgcaaagaatcataatcagttgcaggttttctagaccatacctctaacggggttttgccatctatagcagatgatggcaaacgattgacgagatgttgagcgtatgtcacagcctcaggccaaaactctctgcctaactcagcattagacaacatacaacgaactttctccacaagtgtcttgttcatacgctctgacaccccattctgctgtggtgtttttctaacagtgaagtgccgaactatgccacaatcttggcataccttcaggaacggatcactcttgtattctcctccattgtctgttcggagaaccttaatctttcttcctgtctggttttcaacttcagctttccacttaaggaaaatttcaagcacatcatttttgttcttcatagtaaacacccaaactctcccagaaaaatcatccacaaaagtgacaaaataatgcctacctccgattgacggagtcttggcaggtccccacacatctgaatgcacataatccagaatacccttggtattgtgaattgcagtgccaaactttactcttcgttgttttcccagaacacaatgctcacaaaattcaagtttgcaagtcttcgtacctttcaacaatccctgcttggtaagaatttgcaaggatttctctccagcatgtcccaacctcatatgccacaacttcgtttCCTCAAcatccttcttagagctagaagttgttgtcgctactgtccccaccactgtactaccttggtagtaatacaaattgttcttcctcacgcctttcaacatcaccagtgctcctgaagttgctttaagaattccatctcgcatcgtcacaactaggcctttagattctaaagcccccaatgagatgagattcttcttcaactttggcacgtaccgtacatcccgcaaaattcttgtggatccatcatgatttcgcaacttgattgaacctatcccagctgtcttacatggattatcattacccatgtaaacaaccccgccatcgagttcttgaaaatcaaagaaccattcccgaatgggacacatatgataggtacaacctgaatccaatatccactcatctggatgcaatgatgctgaaagcgagacaatcaacacatcacttttgctttctgcaacatttgcatcttgcagAGCCTTCCCTTCTTGATCTTTATTTGCCATTACAGACTcacaatataatattcaatattacaaataatttcaaacaacccaagggtgaaccttcggctcttgataccacttgttgggcaaaacgggtaattttcccactaaaacagaaccctaacagagctacccgacaaataatattgaataaataaagcggaataataaaagagataaagaggaaaaaaaacacccgaaaattgttaacggagttcggcctgtttcgcctaatctccgagcataGCAAAAACAActaactcacttttattattatgagagaagatattacaaattgggatatataacagtgaaggaggagagtttaatttataaccctcaaacctccttcccaaacaatgaacccaccgatgtgggacttgggattaagccaaaatcaacatgagtgaggtctagtttgcttgataggtgctggattggagaattaagtccctaattctaagaggaacaaaggcaagggcagaAACAATTACTTACcaaaaaacaccacaaacacttggatggcccaacaaagaaaagacaaccaaggaagtgccaatagcaaaaaagaaagatcaacaaagggagttttctttattctttgcaacttaacttttgttaattacttctttaattacgtgattagacggtgagtgtgtcttcaagggctccaagtgtccaagaagcctcacatagggccgactagtgtagaattatctagtttagcaattgttaattattttgttaattgcttttgtttagtcttgtttaaagctttgattatttgttttgtttgttaaatagtttgcattgttttcttgcattcaaaatttgatttctacatcctcattgtgtttcaagtgatttacctaaagaaagatttgtgtgaaggtcttgagggatagtttttggctaaggcaaagacttggtatttaagtagtccattgtgactcacctctcttacctggaaaactaccttcattagcTTCCCTTCTCtttcttaaaagtaaaacatttctaaacacaaagctttagtcatgtcttctcactcctctaaatctcttaaaagtgaggcGAAATCcttgaaatatattttgaaacaactttccaaggatatgcaatcaatttcatctaaacaattggagaatgaggctaaaactaatgaattgactaaagcaaaggatgagaagtctcacattttaaaaaaattaccttctcatgcatctatctctaaagatcatgattcttttggggagggaagccttagaataaatgattattattaagcaccccctagaagacatagaagagatagaaaagagcaagaaaacccaagagaggttagggtagaccaaccccatttccatggaaaagaaaatatagaagcttgcctagattgggaaatgagggtagaaaaattgtttgcttcccataaagaaagaaaggaaagaaaaatacaaaagaaaagagaggaagtcgaaagggaagctaaacaaaaagaaaaagaaaaagaaaagcatgggaagacccttgagaaacaaaaggcgtgggagaagagtgttccttcccacaaggtcattcaacaagacaaaagatttaaaaatacctttgaaaatatgtgtcttgttgaacaacctcaaagccttaccttttgtaaaggaacacttgcaagcataagcaaaaaagaagagtctttaaaagaagcttgcatagataaagataaagtagattatttctcatatgtgctaggatatcaccaattgaatgtcaagttatctataagcatctacaaaaacaaatttttatgtaaggtagtgcctaaagaaacttgtcatgtcttattgagacaaccattgccaagtgtacaaattctcataaacaatggttgtaacaacgagactatctttacacataagagagaaagtcttcatgaaggagaactcatgtgtcaaattagagttgataaaaatctagcgcttttaaaaggaaaacttttgtccccaatgagaaaagaggttcaaagacattaccttaggtacaattcttgttttcaaactacacctaaggcaatgtctcaagaactctatattccttcaccttttgcaaatgatccttgggaagacacaaatttcatattacagcttcctaggacaacaaaaggttttgattcaattttcatggatatggataaactcttctctagagaagtgatacatcctcatggtttatcttcaagcatagtgttggatggagctccaaatttcgcaaaccatgatttgaggattctcttgggcaaacttgcaactaagttgtacactttaaattcttatcatcctcaaaagcatggtcaaaatacatttcaaaatctagctctttctactatgcctagaataatcataaaggacaaacacaactctagagatgagcatacataccatagtgtagttcacaaaactaccaatattttcccatttgaagttgtatatggacttaatcctctttctcctttagatttattaccccttcctaatccacatacctttgtgcataaggaaggagttacaaaagatgattttgttaagaaaatgcatgagaggattcaagaacaaatacaacaacaaatagagaaatattatgagaagttgccaaaaacaatagaaaaacaaaaggaatggcaacttcctaaaattaatgtttacacaactgctcaaactaacacatttgatttgtttgatgactcacggagatggacatttgatcctggaggacgagcctagttttcaaaataggaataaggttgttgttcgagatcaaacctgtagatctgaggacagatcctctcaagaaggaagggatgatggaaaccatccagccacatacatccacataatgatgatgaagaagaagcattggatttgaggacaaatccttttcaagagggaggggatgatggaagaggcccaagcccaagatagaaaaagcccaagcccaagcccaaatacaagttcaagcttcaactcaagcccaacaaatagaagatatgggcaaactaagcatcattggatgtctttcttttgtaattacttttgagtatttttagtagaacataaagggaggtgtagatataaatataagaggtgcaaatctataaagctaagtcacaccttccatgtgacacaaaagaaggtgtaggtatagatttaggaggtgccaaaaatagaaaccaagtcacacttcccttataactaggaattggctccaaattcaaatgcttctcatttgaatttccctccactttcattttaatttccagccccctaaacactataaataagagggcttggctcatgtatttgcaagattattgtgagtaaagttatgctgccaacattgtgccatgctttgcttctacctagtttctaggctctaatcttcatcttcctcacttaccatagggctggccgaacctccctacttccatacatatcatgcaccttcaagatcaccatagctcataggaggatcttgcacatacacatccattgcttccgcaccatctttcacatgattctaagaagagcttcatgaatttgccatcaccctgacctccacttgatcaCCGGCAAAACTGTATAAacagcccccatatggcctcagctggtcaggggataactgtaacttttcgaaagtcggccaaaacatcacatctgccgagcttccttgatcgacCAGCACCCGATGGACCGTCCTccccgccgtaacaagcgagattaCAATAGGGTCATTGTCATGAGGCACGACATCCCTAATATCGtctttggtgaacgtgatgtccacatcgggtgagtgatcctcaaaaacctccactgacatcacagaccttgcatacttcttTCGCTACGATTCAGTACACCCACCACCTGAGAATCCACccgctatggtgtggatctcgccgtgaatgGGTACTTTGTGCTGTTGTCCCTCACTGCCCGCTGGTTGTGAACCTGATGATTGCCCCGCCTGCTTCTTCAGCAGGTAATCCTTCAAGAATCCACACTTGACCAGCTCGGCGAGTTGGTatcccaaagccaaacacgaattgatagagtggccaaagctcttgtggaactcacaccacgcgtctggttttggtcccaacaccttatccattctcttctcaggcactttgagcctggcagcaatgttcgggatggcgatcaggtcagCCAATCCCATCACGTACTCGTACCTCGGCGGGCGATTAGTCTCTCTGGGCCGCCCCGGCCCCTTCCCCTTGCTCTTCTTTGGGTCATAAGGATGACGcatcctttgatccctcttccccgccgccgcctccatcACCCTCTGCGGATGAATCCTCGTCTGAGCGCGTGGCTTAGCTGGGGCCACATTTCCCCTTTTCTCGGAGACTTCGCTCtcagcggcgatgtgagccacggcacgtcgccggatttcagcgaacgtggcggggtgactccTGATCAGCGATTCACTAAAAGGTccaggcaacacgccctttttgaaggcatgtacaaacatttcttcatccttaccTGGCAAGCGAACGATCTGAGCTTCGAATCTGTTCAAAAAATCCTTCAGGaactccccttgatactgcctcacgtcgaacagatcgtaagacaccaacggcggtgccttgttcactatgtactgttcaacaaacatcttggagaACTGCtggaacgtggtaatgtggccagtaggtagactgacgaaccagtccagcgctgttccactgagagtgctcatgaacaccttgcAGTAGACCGCGTTTGAACCTCCTGAGAGCATCATCTACGTGTGAAAcccgtgagatgagcctcaggatcctccaccccggtgaaggatgttgaagatggatgaagcctcttctctacctagtgttagtttgtgtttgatgtagaaaatagctagtttgttgtaaagtttgtaataggtttagatgatcttgtatgtaggcttgtgtatgtgtaaggtttccttttgctacatgatctattctagatgcctaaccaagcctagaataagcacatgaagtggttaaaagtttttccaaaagctttttagagttttctcctaaaatcaggatactgcacaaaaaatgaatttgtttctctgtaaaagaacatgtttattctttggtctgctgaagggtttttcgaaagttagttagggcaccaaaggtacaacttaGACAGTTATTttagttagctgagttggcagttttcacaaaataaatctgttaagttcaaaactgaatctgttcttttcataacagcttttcaactgttttttgaaaagaagttagaaattgttttctatataaagaaaagtctctctcacatgaaaggatgctgagcaattacgtttttgacagagatcaaacaatttctatgtgagaagaaggattgaaaggttttttgaaaggttttccaaagagattttcaagtgtgcttgttctaggaaaccattgatcttggtgaaggtgctggtgcagttctgcagcaaattgaactactggttttgagttcttgcatcttcttttcaggtgtaatctttcctttattctggtttgtaaaggtgtaagtgttagtcactccttgatagggtttcttggagtgcaaggtgtgctgaaatagggtttttcagcattggttgtattgttcttgtagtgttcaagaactgctgtgtttgtaagtgattggtactgtttttagtgaattccaccttggggtaaggtgaaactggatgtagctctgtatgagtgaaccagtattgatcctgcctgttaaccggaacgctggaaactgcctcgtcaaaggatcgacgtgcgcaccgcttcacacctccgttcctcttcgagatccacctcaagaacctgcaaagaaacagagcggcgccgctgcggccgatcgcactccaacgcccaagtcagtgaccgaatcaccaaatactaagagaactgcccagtgcatagctaacttgggagtgcgatctctactggaattggcgagttagggtgtcctcatacaccttccctgtggtctcgccggccgccttcataatttgcttctccttcatcttcggcgatgtgctttctctggcgatatccaaccgcttggtcgcctgagttcacatctggcgacttcatctttaacccggtgatcgcctattctgatatgctggagatcggaacacgccaacttaataactggcggcttcacgagccccccgacttccttcccttctgccagcccggcgccttgccaacacgcctatactgtagcaggatgccacgtcatcactcccgactaccagggcggtacaagtataaaaacttgcgtgccttttcttctcatccctgcactcatttctggttttgcttaattctgtcaagaactaaatctgttcttttgaaattgaatctgttaattctgggtttaaataaaaactgttcttcctgatttggtaaagctctctgatcataaacaaggcagttgtatatgatgttttaactgatctgtgaacaaatagtctattcattaaaacctgagaaagattcattctcattaaaaccttgtgttgaatgaatGTGATTGATTGCTTAGCATAGCTGTATTCTTCATACTCATAAAATCCAActaatctgattctgttataaccctctgttgattacaattttaatttgaacaaattcaaattgtattagactgctctgaagaatcaatttgtttcatgtaaaaacaatcttgTGTGTTCTTGCAAAAaatttataagctcaattcacccctcccctcttgaacttagactctaatagacccaacaaaggATGCTTTCACCGCTACCGTATTTGCAAGGACCACCGTGTCCATGATCTCCTGAGAAAACGGCATGGGAAAACTACGCGGTGGGGACGGGGGTGCAGACTTGTCCCCAATCGCATGCTCCTCCCGTCCCTGAAGGGCTTTACATAGCTCCTCATGACTCTGttaagctcttcattcctagcCTGTGAGGTCACTAGTGCCTCGTGCATTCTTTCTTGTTCACAACGCGATGCAACTACGTTCTCCTGCAACGTTctcatcatctccatcacctGCGTCATAGACACAGCGTCCTCTTCGGTTGACGGCGCGACTGAACTGGATCGCGTTGTCCTCATTTTTTCTCAGCAAACTcaacaactcaaagaaactccaaacGAATGGTGAAAACTCCAGAAAACCGGCTGTGACAGCaagcagtcgaacagaaaacaccaaaacttcaacaaactcgaactgtggttgggaatcaccttttatacggccccacggtgggcgccagatgatcctgccggttgaccaagtGCAAGAATGATGCCTCATCATGATCTTTCCTCACCAGCTTTGACACCatgtgcccttcaagtccacaccacatattgcctctctgagaacctgaaaacacaagatggcgcctctacggccggtggcgctccgacgctcaagtcagtgacaagaacacccaaaaactgagagaaaactatgctctgtagaaccgtactaaagtgcactcaaCCCAAAACAATGAGTCGTAatgaacgtacctctgcaaattctgttaagtttacctttatagcttggttttttctctctccgggcagttacgctttggaaccctgcacgtgtcaccatctgggttggggtagcaggtagtacccagccctacacgtgtcatcatctgagctaggataacttgagcgtcatttctatgtagcatccaaccctacacgtgttgTCATCTAGGTTGGGGTAACTGGTagtacccaaccctacacgtgtcatcatctgggctggggtaactTGAGTGTCATTTCTATGTAGTAACCAGTCGCGCGGCGAAGCCTCCTATTCAaggagtaatctagcacgtaatacgctctggaacaccacccgacaaggcgagtatcgggtgcaacaaagtacaccgtctctgtgatatcgctcgtcGCAAGTGCCACCCTCCTcattgctacgccatgcatgttccaGCCAAGGAAACCTCGCCAtcgacgaatgtccactctgggaatcccgtcGTCGATGGACAAGCTGTTTCCTCCAACTCACTCGACCTTCACACTCCATGCTGATGTAACAATCATCTTTACTaaacttacacgcttgaacttacccgcctgaacctccaacagcttcaactaagtttactgggaaacccggcgatgtgcttcttgtGGCGATGTGAGACCACCTGACCTTCCATGATCTAACACGGCGATGTCATGAAAACCTGGCGACAACCGACCATGTACACTGCAGAATGTCGCTTCCACAAACGACGACTATGCTCACTCCggaccattcatcttttctcttgtccacgtgtccTGCTTTGCACGCCCCACGTAGTCACTTGCTAAACACGTcgtcacacccgatgacctggttggtacaaaaggcaccaaaggatcaaaaaacagaaatat comes from the Phaseolus vulgaris cultivar G19833 chromosome 8, P. vulgaris v2.0, whole genome shotgun sequence genome and includes:
- the LOC137825025 gene encoding uncharacterized protein, producing the protein MMLSGGSNAVYCKVFMSTLSGTALDWFVSLPTGHITTFQQFSKMFVEQYIVNKAPPLVSYDLFDVRQYQGEFLKDFLNRFEAQIVRLPGKDEEMFVHAFKKGVLPGPFSESLIRSHPATFAEIRRRAVAHIAAESEVSEKRGNVAPAKPRAQTRIHPQRVMEAAAGKRDQRMRHPYDPKKSKGKGPGRPRETNRPPRYEYVMGLADLIAIPNIAARLKVPEKRMDKVLGPKPDAWCEFHKSFGHSINSCLALGYQLAELVKCGFLKDYLLKKQAGQSSGSQPAGSEGQQHKVPIHGEIHTIAGGFSGGGCTES